A single genomic interval of halophilic archaeon DL31 harbors:
- a CDS encoding multi-sensor signal transduction histidine kinase (TIGRFAM: PAS~PFAM: ATP-binding region, ATPase-like; Signal transduction histidine kinase, subgroup 1, dimerisation/phosphoacceptor region; PAS fold-4; GAF~KEGG: hvo:HVO_0204 signal-transducing histidine kinase-like protein~SMART: ATP-binding region, ATPase-like; Signal transduction histidine kinase, subgroup 1, dimerisation/phosphoacceptor region; GAF), which produces MSRVIDILVVRENPCTAAGSLLESDGFVGRACDPGETTPAFEEQQPDCVVVCTETVPTTLVVQASSEGVPVVDCTGDGADGLEAEIRDGIVRAERERGRITRLHKSAAELVAVEDQQALYDRTVDLGIEVLDFDVSVVFIHEQDQFRRAATTDDAISETRGADHGVTAQVYETGESAIVDDVHQHDVADTYSSAYRSGIAVPFGEVGVFAGLSTAVAAFDETDLELAELLASHAAQVDARLRAEADLRARQRTITELHEAAPGLIDAVTETELFERVVGIAERVLHFDRSSMFISEDGQFSVVAGHGEGLERVPPEGSILYRTHEERESYLVRELSESPEAKPIYASTQSGLSVAVGNDAVFQALSAEPNAFDDADLELAELLAAYAGATLSRIRSERALRESRKVIERLHDAASDIAAADTEQGVLDRSIDAAERILSFEKCTIVLRDGELLVPVAESSQSLDGASRPMDLSEGVAGKTYRSGNTYRLDEIGDDGDATPVKESYRSAISVPIGDLGVFQAVASVPSAFDDDDTHLAELLMAHVAVSLERVRAEADLRSQRDRLEALFENIPSAAISYEMVDGEPVIRRVNSGFEATFGYDSETVLDEPLDSFIVPLDAEAEAQTYNKRLERGERIQAEIERETANGPRYFLVQVIPLAVGEENSSGYAIYTDVTEQREREVALRRQNERLDQFASVVSHDLRNPLNVASGYLELSRESGDEDHLDQVSAALERMDALVEDLLRLAREGRDVGETAPVELAEVAETAWSHVHTGEATLRVETESTVDADRDRLVELFENLYRNAVEHAGEAPTVTVTDIEAGGRWQGFAVTDDGPGIDPNIDPFETGTTTSEEGTGFGLAIVKSIAEAHGWSVSVTESESGGARFEFRV; this is translated from the coding sequence GTGTCTCGTGTTATCGATATCCTCGTCGTCCGTGAGAACCCCTGCACTGCGGCGGGGTCGCTGCTCGAGAGCGACGGATTCGTCGGCCGCGCCTGCGACCCCGGCGAGACAACGCCGGCGTTTGAGGAGCAGCAGCCGGACTGCGTGGTGGTCTGCACCGAGACGGTTCCGACCACCCTGGTTGTGCAGGCCTCCAGTGAAGGGGTTCCCGTCGTCGACTGCACGGGCGATGGGGCAGATGGGCTCGAAGCGGAGATTAGGGACGGCATCGTGCGCGCCGAGCGCGAGCGTGGCCGCATCACCCGCCTCCACAAGAGCGCGGCCGAGTTGGTCGCCGTCGAGGACCAGCAGGCGCTCTACGACCGCACCGTCGACCTCGGAATCGAGGTGCTGGATTTCGACGTCTCGGTGGTGTTCATCCACGAACAGGACCAGTTCCGTCGCGCCGCGACGACTGACGACGCCATCAGTGAGACTCGTGGGGCCGACCACGGCGTCACTGCACAGGTGTACGAAACGGGAGAATCCGCGATTGTCGACGACGTGCATCAACACGATGTGGCCGACACCTACAGCTCGGCGTACCGTTCAGGCATCGCTGTTCCGTTCGGCGAGGTGGGCGTGTTCGCCGGGCTCTCGACGGCCGTCGCGGCGTTCGACGAGACAGATCTCGAGCTCGCGGAGCTTCTGGCGAGCCACGCTGCCCAGGTCGACGCCAGACTTCGTGCAGAGGCTGACCTCCGCGCCCGCCAACGGACGATTACCGAACTCCACGAGGCGGCGCCGGGACTCATCGACGCCGTGACCGAGACGGAGCTGTTCGAGCGAGTCGTCGGCATCGCTGAGCGCGTCCTGCACTTCGACCGCTCGTCGATGTTCATCTCCGAGGACGGGCAGTTCTCCGTCGTTGCCGGTCACGGCGAGGGGCTCGAACGAGTGCCGCCGGAGGGGAGTATCCTCTATCGGACCCACGAAGAGCGGGAGTCGTATCTGGTTCGGGAGCTGTCGGAGAGCCCCGAAGCCAAACCCATCTACGCTTCGACCCAGTCCGGCCTGAGCGTCGCCGTCGGCAACGACGCCGTCTTTCAGGCGCTCTCGGCCGAACCGAACGCCTTCGATGATGCCGACCTCGAACTCGCGGAACTGCTCGCGGCGTACGCCGGCGCGACCCTCTCCCGAATCCGTTCCGAGCGGGCGCTCCGGGAGTCTCGGAAGGTAATCGAGCGACTCCACGACGCCGCCTCAGATATCGCGGCAGCGGACACAGAACAGGGGGTTCTCGACCGCTCCATCGACGCCGCTGAACGGATTCTCTCCTTCGAGAAATGTACGATTGTGCTCCGGGACGGGGAGCTGCTGGTCCCCGTGGCGGAGTCGAGCCAGAGTCTCGACGGCGCGTCCCGGCCAATGGACCTCTCGGAGGGCGTCGCCGGGAAGACCTATCGGAGCGGGAACACGTACCGCCTCGACGAGATCGGCGACGACGGTGACGCCACACCCGTCAAGGAGAGCTACCGGTCGGCCATCAGCGTCCCCATTGGCGACCTCGGTGTGTTTCAGGCGGTCGCCTCCGTCCCGTCGGCGTTCGACGACGACGATACCCATCTGGCGGAGCTGTTGATGGCGCACGTTGCCGTCTCGCTCGAACGGGTCCGCGCGGAGGCGGACCTGCGGAGCCAGCGCGACCGGCTCGAAGCGCTGTTCGAGAACATCCCCAGTGCCGCGATCAGCTACGAGATGGTCGACGGTGAGCCGGTGATCCGCCGGGTCAACAGCGGGTTCGAGGCCACGTTCGGCTACGATAGCGAAACCGTCCTCGACGAACCGCTGGACAGTTTCATCGTCCCGCTCGACGCGGAAGCCGAGGCCCAAACGTACAACAAACGCCTCGAACGTGGGGAACGAATTCAGGCGGAGATCGAGCGCGAGACGGCCAATGGCCCGCGCTATTTCCTCGTCCAGGTCATCCCACTCGCCGTCGGCGAGGAGAACTCGAGTGGCTACGCCATCTACACCGACGTGACCGAGCAACGCGAACGTGAAGTGGCCCTGCGACGGCAGAACGAACGTCTCGATCAGTTCGCCAGCGTCGTCTCCCACGACCTTCGCAACCCGCTCAACGTCGCCTCCGGCTATCTCGAACTCTCGCGTGAGAGCGGCGACGAGGACCACCTCGACCAGGTCTCGGCTGCACTCGAGCGGATGGACGCGCTCGTTGAGGACCTGCTCCGACTGGCTCGCGAGGGCCGGGATGTGGGAGAGACCGCGCCGGTCGAACTTGCAGAGGTCGCCGAAACGGCGTGGAGCCACGTCCACACCGGCGAGGCGACGCTCCGGGTCGAGACCGAGAGCACCGTCGACGCCGACCGCGACCGGCTGGTCGAACTGTTCGAGAACCTCTACCGAAACGCGGTGGAACACGCCGGCGAGGCGCCGACGGTGACGGTGACCGATATCGAGGCGGGTGGCCGCTGGCAGGGGTTCGCCGTCACAGACGACGGGCCGGGTATCGACCCCAATATCGACCCGTTCGAGACCGGCACCACCACCAGCGAGGAGGGGACCGGCTTCGGTCTCGCCATCGTCAAGAGCATCGCGGAGGCCCACGGCTGGTCGGTCTCAGTGACGGAGAGCGAAAGCGGCGGTGCGCGCTTCGAGTTCCGCGTCTAA
- a CDS encoding alanyl-tRNA synthetase (TIGRFAM: alanyl-tRNA synthetase; Alanyl-tRNA synthetase, class IIc~KEGG: hvo:HVO_0206 alanyl-tRNA synthetase~PFAM: Alanyl-tRNA synthetase, class IIc, N-terminal; Threonyl/alanyl tRNA synthetase, SAD; Phosphoesterase, DHHA1) produces MSELESEYRLDYFAENGFERQTCSSCGAHFWSRDHDRDSCGEPPCEDYDFIDDPGFDEEFSLTEMREEFLSFFETHDHERVDPAPVAANRWRDDVLLTQASIYDFQPHVTSGQSPPPANPLVVSQPCIRMQDIDNVGKTGRHTMAFEMGGHHAFNADEGTDYAYEGEVYWKDQCVEYCEEFFASLGVPKEEVTFIEDPWVGGGNAGPAFEVIYKGLELATLVFMMLEQDPDGEFEMKDGNTYSKMDRRVVDTGYGIERWTWMSQGTPTVYEAVYPETIEFLKENAGIDHTEEEEELIHRAAKLAGHMDIDEAEDMEAARDNIAERLDVNQGRLEALMEPLEAIYAVADHSRCLAYMFGDEIVPSNVGTGYLARMVLRRTKRLVDDVGINVPLDELVDRQAKRLGYENRVTIRDIVRTEERKYKETLERGGRKVRQLADKHAEEGTPIPTETLIELYDSHGIQPSMVKHIAEERGASLDEPDDFYSLVAARHDSESALEEDAAEESRVTDLPETDQLYYEDQDGMEFEAVVLDVLDREEDGYDVVLDQTMFYPEGGGQPADHGRLVSEEGSVEVTDVQIEDGVIRHRTTKSPGKGEFVTGKIESERRRRLMQHHTATHIIGAAARQVLGDHIRQAGAQKGVDSSRLDVGHYDRVSREEVTEIETVANEMVTDDTAVHQEWPARHEAQAKHGFDLYQGGIPAGENIRLIHVGDDVQACGGTHVSRTGKVGTIKILTTEPVQDGVERFVFAAGPAAIEATQRTEDALYAAAETFDVNPDEVPDAAERFFTEWKQRGKTIEELKEELATARASGGGGGEEVDIDGTTAVIQRIDADAEELRATANALVEEGNVAVLGSGAGGSAQVVVGVPDGVDIDAGAVISALARKVGGGGGGPPDFAQGGGPDVDALDDALEDAPNVLREKLAA; encoded by the coding sequence ATGAGCGAACTCGAGAGCGAATATCGCCTCGACTATTTTGCGGAGAACGGGTTCGAACGCCAGACCTGTTCGTCCTGTGGGGCCCACTTCTGGAGCCGGGACCATGACCGCGACAGCTGCGGCGAGCCGCCCTGTGAGGATTACGACTTCATCGACGACCCCGGCTTCGACGAGGAGTTCTCCTTGACGGAGATGCGCGAGGAATTTCTCTCCTTCTTCGAAACCCACGACCACGAGCGAGTCGACCCCGCACCTGTTGCCGCCAACCGCTGGCGAGACGACGTGTTGCTGACCCAGGCATCTATCTACGACTTTCAGCCCCACGTCACCAGCGGCCAGTCGCCGCCGCCCGCGAACCCGCTAGTGGTCTCCCAGCCCTGCATCCGGATGCAGGACATCGACAACGTCGGGAAGACCGGCCGCCACACCATGGCCTTCGAGATGGGCGGCCACCACGCGTTCAACGCCGACGAGGGGACTGACTACGCCTACGAGGGCGAGGTCTACTGGAAGGACCAGTGTGTGGAGTACTGTGAGGAGTTCTTCGCCTCTCTCGGCGTCCCCAAAGAGGAAGTGACGTTCATCGAGGATCCGTGGGTGGGCGGCGGCAACGCCGGCCCGGCGTTCGAGGTCATCTACAAGGGGCTCGAACTGGCGACGCTGGTCTTCATGATGCTCGAACAGGACCCCGACGGGGAGTTCGAGATGAAGGACGGCAACACCTACTCGAAGATGGACCGCCGGGTCGTCGACACCGGCTACGGCATCGAGCGCTGGACCTGGATGAGCCAGGGCACACCCACAGTGTACGAAGCCGTCTACCCCGAGACCATCGAGTTCCTGAAGGAGAACGCCGGCATCGACCACACCGAGGAGGAAGAAGAGCTCATCCACCGCGCCGCCAAGCTGGCGGGCCACATGGATATCGACGAGGCCGAGGATATGGAAGCCGCCCGGGACAACATCGCCGAGCGCCTCGACGTGAATCAAGGCCGGCTCGAGGCGCTGATGGAGCCGCTGGAAGCCATCTACGCCGTCGCGGACCACTCGCGCTGTCTGGCCTACATGTTCGGTGACGAAATCGTCCCCTCGAACGTCGGGACGGGCTACCTCGCGCGAATGGTGCTCCGCCGCACCAAACGGCTGGTCGACGACGTCGGCATCAACGTCCCGCTCGACGAACTGGTCGACCGACAGGCCAAGCGCCTGGGGTACGAAAACCGCGTCACTATCCGTGACATCGTCCGCACGGAGGAGCGCAAGTACAAGGAGACCCTCGAGCGCGGTGGCCGGAAGGTTCGACAGTTGGCCGACAAGCACGCTGAGGAAGGGACCCCGATTCCGACAGAGACGCTCATCGAACTGTATGACTCCCACGGCATCCAGCCATCGATGGTCAAACATATCGCCGAGGAGCGTGGCGCCAGCCTCGACGAACCCGACGACTTCTACTCACTGGTCGCGGCCCGCCACGACTCCGAGAGCGCACTTGAGGAGGACGCCGCCGAGGAGAGTCGGGTGACGGACCTGCCCGAGACCGACCAGCTCTACTACGAAGACCAGGACGGGATGGAGTTCGAAGCGGTCGTGCTCGACGTCCTCGACCGCGAGGAGGACGGCTACGACGTGGTCCTCGACCAGACGATGTTCTACCCCGAGGGCGGTGGCCAGCCTGCCGACCACGGCCGACTGGTCTCAGAGGAGGGCAGCGTCGAGGTGACGGACGTCCAAATCGAGGACGGCGTCATCCGCCACCGCACGACAAAGAGCCCCGGCAAGGGCGAGTTCGTCACGGGCAAAATCGAGTCCGAGCGCCGCCGCCGGCTGATGCAGCACCACACCGCGACCCACATCATCGGCGCCGCAGCCCGGCAGGTGCTCGGTGACCACATCCGGCAGGCTGGTGCCCAGAAGGGCGTCGACAGCTCCCGCCTCGACGTCGGCCACTACGACCGCGTGAGCCGTGAGGAGGTCACGGAGATCGAGACGGTCGCCAACGAGATGGTGACCGACGACACCGCCGTCCACCAGGAGTGGCCCGCTCGCCACGAGGCGCAGGCGAAACATGGCTTCGACCTGTATCAGGGCGGGATTCCTGCAGGGGAGAACATCCGCCTCATCCACGTCGGCGACGACGTGCAGGCCTGTGGCGGCACCCACGTGAGCCGCACGGGGAAAGTTGGGACCATCAAAATCCTGACCACTGAACCGGTGCAGGACGGCGTCGAGCGGTTCGTCTTCGCTGCGGGGCCGGCGGCCATCGAGGCGACCCAGCGGACCGAGGACGCGCTGTACGCGGCCGCCGAAACGTTCGACGTGAATCCTGACGAGGTGCCCGACGCCGCCGAGCGCTTCTTCACGGAGTGGAAGCAGCGCGGCAAAACCATCGAGGAACTCAAAGAGGAACTCGCAACAGCCCGCGCCAGCGGCGGCGGTGGCGGCGAGGAAGTGGATATCGACGGCACCACGGCCGTCATCCAGCGCATCGACGCCGACGCAGAGGAACTCCGTGCGACCGCGAACGCACTGGTCGAGGAAGGGAACGTGGCAGTGCTCGGCTCCGGTGCCGGCGGCTCCGCGCAGGTCGTCGTTGGCGTGCCCGACGGTGTCGATATCGACGCCGGTGCGGTCATCTCCGCCCTCGCTCGAAAGGTTGGCGGCGGCGGTGGCGGCCCGCCGGACTTCGCACAGGGCGGCGGCCCGGACGTGGACGCGCTCGACGACGCGCTGGAGGACGCGCCGAACGTGTTGCGGGAGAAGCTGGCTGCCTGA
- a CDS encoding alpha/beta hydrolase fold containing protein (PFAM: Alpha/beta hydrolase fold-1~KEGG: hbo:Hbor_00620 hydrolase or acyltransferase of alpha/beta superfamily) produces MPYASNDGVSLYYEADGGGKAILCCGDIGLGAWQWGWQHAALAGPYELLVGDTRGCGRSDDPPQDCTVETLASDAVELLREHNVRAAHVVGAGLGGMVALELARTTGRVRSLVLIGTALSGDGYDPEPLFADPNDSEALQESMTAAFSQEFIDAHPGPVSEMVEWRAAEDADTDSWAKQAAALEEFVIEKPYEITDPALVVHGSEDTLCAPAQGEQLAADLPKGDLYEVAAAGHLAHIEASKDVNDRILGFLDDG; encoded by the coding sequence ATGCCCTACGCGAGCAACGACGGCGTGTCGCTCTACTACGAAGCCGACGGCGGCGGCAAGGCGATACTCTGCTGTGGCGATATCGGGCTGGGAGCGTGGCAGTGGGGCTGGCAACACGCCGCCCTCGCCGGCCCCTACGAACTCCTAGTGGGTGACACCCGCGGCTGTGGCCGCTCCGACGACCCACCCCAGGACTGCACGGTCGAGACGCTGGCGAGCGACGCGGTGGAACTCCTCCGGGAGCACAACGTCCGCGCGGCCCACGTCGTCGGCGCCGGGCTGGGCGGGATGGTGGCGCTCGAACTCGCTCGAACAACTGGTCGGGTTCGCTCGCTGGTCCTCATCGGCACCGCGCTCTCGGGCGACGGCTACGACCCCGAACCGCTGTTCGCCGACCCGAACGACAGCGAGGCGCTGCAGGAGTCGATGACGGCAGCCTTCTCTCAGGAGTTCATCGATGCCCATCCCGGCCCCGTCTCCGAGATGGTGGAGTGGCGGGCCGCCGAGGATGCAGACACCGACTCGTGGGCGAAGCAGGCCGCGGCGCTGGAAGAGTTCGTTATCGAGAAACCCTACGAGATCACCGACCCCGCGCTGGTGGTCCACGGGAGCGAGGACACGCTCTGCGCTCCGGCCCAGGGAGAACAGCTTGCAGCAGATCTTCCGAAGGGGGATCTGTACGAGGTGGCGGCGGCGGGCCACCTGGCCCACATCGAGGCGTCGAAGGACGTGAACGACCGGATTCTGGGCTTTCTGGACGACGGCTGA
- a CDS encoding hypothetical protein (KEGG: hma:pNG6066 hypothetical protein) — MEYDFTRSVAPLVVIVAVAAVALTSVMAPSTVFMMVLPSMIVFSVIAYFFGLKHGEFRTSR; from the coding sequence GTGGAATACGACTTCACGCGCTCGGTCGCCCCACTGGTCGTCATTGTCGCCGTCGCGGCAGTCGCGCTGACGTCAGTGATGGCTCCCTCGACGGTGTTCATGATGGTGCTGCCCTCGATGATCGTCTTCTCGGTCATCGCATACTTCTTCGGGCTGAAACACGGCGAGTTCCGCACCAGTCGGTAA